In a genomic window of uncultured Flavobacterium sp.:
- a CDS encoding tetratricopeptide repeat protein, with protein sequence MKSKYVILASALLISVATFAQKDQIKSAEKALKGGDAQGAITILKDAENLVVNAKDVEQAQYYFVQGNAYLDLANKKVEEGTNLSLAAESYKKLIEIEKTSGKQKYSVQAAASITEIKGKLINSAIADTQNKKVKEGAKKLYDAYLLDKKDTINLYYAASTAVNAQDYDSALPMYEELKKLNYSGKGTAYTAVNKASGSEDGFNTAKERDLAVKLGTHEKPKTEAIPSKRGEIYKNLALILVQKGRTEDAKKAIADARKANPDDSSLILSEANLYLETKDYETYKTLVTQALEKEPNNADLVFNLGVISGNAKNSADAEKYYLKAIEINPSYTNAYLNLAALKLEAEKPIIDEMNKLGTSAKDMKRYDVLKAQRENVFRGVIPYLKKANELDPKNEDVSKTLLGVYKALEMTAEAKALKATMN encoded by the coding sequence ATGAAAAGTAAGTATGTAATACTAGCATCAGCATTATTGATTTCGGTAGCTACTTTTGCTCAAAAAGATCAAATTAAGAGTGCTGAAAAAGCGTTAAAAGGCGGCGATGCTCAAGGAGCAATTACAATATTGAAAGACGCTGAAAACTTGGTAGTAAATGCCAAAGATGTTGAACAAGCGCAATACTATTTTGTACAAGGAAATGCTTATTTAGATTTAGCTAACAAAAAAGTTGAAGAAGGTACAAACTTATCTCTTGCAGCTGAAAGCTATAAAAAGTTAATTGAAATCGAAAAAACTTCAGGAAAACAAAAGTATTCAGTTCAGGCTGCTGCTTCAATTACTGAAATTAAAGGAAAGTTAATTAACTCAGCTATTGCTGATACGCAAAATAAAAAAGTTAAAGAAGGTGCAAAAAAATTGTATGATGCTTATTTGTTAGACAAAAAAGATACAATCAATTTATATTATGCAGCTTCAACAGCAGTAAACGCTCAGGATTATGACAGCGCTTTACCAATGTATGAAGAATTGAAAAAACTGAACTATTCAGGAAAAGGAACTGCTTACACAGCTGTAAATAAAGCTTCAGGAAGTGAAGATGGTTTTAATACTGCAAAAGAAAGAGATTTAGCTGTAAAATTGGGAACTCACGAAAAACCAAAAACAGAAGCTATTCCTTCTAAAAGAGGTGAGATCTACAAAAATTTAGCTTTGATTTTAGTTCAAAAAGGACGTACTGAAGATGCTAAAAAAGCGATTGCTGATGCAAGAAAAGCAAATCCAGATGATTCTTCTTTGATTCTTTCAGAAGCTAACTTATATCTTGAAACTAAAGACTATGAAACTTATAAAACATTAGTTACTCAAGCTTTAGAAAAAGAACCAAACAATGCTGATCTTGTTTTTAATTTAGGTGTAATCAGTGGTAATGCAAAAAATAGCGCTGACGCTGAGAAATATTACTTGAAAGCTATTGAAATCAATCCAAGCTATACTAATGCTTACCTTAACCTTGCAGCATTAAAATTAGAAGCTGAGAAACCAATCATTGATGAAATGAATAAATTGGGAACTTCTGCAAAAGATATGAAACGTTACGATGTGTTGAAAGCACAAAGAGAAAACGTTTTTAGAGGAGTTATTCCTTACCTTAAAAAAGCAAACGAATTAGATCCTAAAAACGAAGATGTTTCTAAAACATTATTAGGAGTTTACAAAGCTTTAGAAATGACTGCTGAAGCAAAAGCATTAAAAGCTACAATGAACTAA
- a CDS encoding OsmC family protein, translated as MKFTRKANANWKGTGMEGTGTISTQSTTLDNAQLSFKTRFADGVGTNPEELVAAAHSGCFTMQLSFLLNEGGFTADDLNTEATVTFEDGTITLIHLDLKGKVPGISAEEFEKTAAKAKEICPISKLLNTTITLSVTLV; from the coding sequence ATGAAATTTACAAGAAAAGCAAATGCCAACTGGAAAGGAACCGGTATGGAAGGAACAGGAACTATAAGTACACAAAGTACAACATTAGATAATGCACAATTATCATTTAAAACAAGATTTGCAGACGGAGTAGGAACAAATCCAGAAGAACTTGTTGCAGCAGCGCATTCCGGCTGTTTTACGATGCAATTAAGTTTTTTATTGAACGAAGGAGGTTTTACTGCAGATGATTTAAATACAGAAGCGACTGTAACTTTTGAAGACGGAACAATTACATTAATTCATTTGGACTTAAAAGGAAAAGTTCCTGGAATTTCTGCTGAAGAATTTGAAAAGACAGCTGCAAAAGCAAAAGAAATCTGTCCAATCTCAAAACTTTTGAATACAACAATTACTTTATCAGTTACTTTAGTTTAG
- a CDS encoding DUF349 domain-containing protein, protein MLEEKNDNLQEADGKLEIEINDSTQDNAIETTGSEAATEDTIPNEEVVAENTVEAESTETEHQTALDAITNSNAEESEDETLKERHDIPMQDYNTFSLDALVDELKKLINDDKVMSVKEHIEEIKKAFLLQYNHLIEEKKEEFNASKEDPNEEFEYHSPLKSKFDEYYNVFREKRNAHFKHLQTNLKSNLDNRLAIVEELKELINPQENIKDTLKHFNDLRERWKNAGAIPKDKYNHVWNNYHFHVENFYDYLHLDREARDLDFKYNLEQKQKIIARVEELVNETDISKAFRELQDLHRIWKEDIGPVSKEHRDSIWNKFSELTKKIHDKREILFESQRANEQQNLEVKKEIIGKIEVLGTEKVNSHSQWLVQIQKVEALRNEFFAAGKVPSEVNEETWAAFKTAVRNFNSFKNSFYKDIKKDQNDNLNKKMALVAKAKELQESTDFGATTPVMKQIQEEWKQIGHVPKKYSDKIWKEFKDACNHYFDKLKEHKSEENVDEVAAFDNKKAYLDILRAYQLTGDHKTDLDAIKAHIEIWKGYGKVPFARRHIEGKFNKILDALFEKLSLSKKETEMMRFANRIDSLSDSNDTRKLDNEKIFLMRKIEEVQNEIFQLENNIQFFTNTKNAKKENSIVLEVRKNIAIHKESLEVWKDKLKQLRNLGQE, encoded by the coding sequence ATGTTAGAAGAAAAGAATGATAACCTGCAAGAAGCAGACGGAAAATTAGAAATCGAGATTAACGATTCTACACAAGATAATGCAATTGAAACTACTGGTTCTGAAGCAGCAACTGAAGATACAATTCCTAATGAAGAAGTTGTAGCAGAAAATACGGTTGAAGCTGAATCTACAGAAACAGAGCATCAAACAGCATTAGATGCTATAACAAATTCGAATGCCGAAGAAAGTGAAGATGAAACGCTAAAAGAGCGCCATGATATTCCTATGCAGGATTATAATACTTTCTCTCTTGACGCACTTGTTGATGAATTGAAAAAATTGATCAACGATGATAAAGTGATGTCTGTAAAAGAGCATATCGAAGAAATTAAGAAAGCATTTTTACTACAATATAACCATCTTATAGAGGAGAAAAAAGAAGAATTCAACGCTTCTAAAGAAGATCCTAACGAAGAATTTGAATATCATTCTCCATTAAAATCTAAATTCGATGAATATTATAATGTTTTTAGAGAAAAAAGAAATGCTCACTTTAAACATTTACAAACAAACCTTAAATCTAATTTAGATAATCGACTTGCAATAGTTGAGGAACTAAAAGAGCTTATAAATCCGCAGGAAAACATTAAAGATACACTTAAACATTTTAATGATTTAAGAGAAAGATGGAAAAATGCCGGAGCAATTCCAAAAGACAAATACAATCACGTTTGGAATAATTACCACTTTCACGTAGAGAATTTTTATGATTATCTGCATTTAGACCGTGAAGCAAGAGACTTAGATTTCAAATACAATCTGGAGCAAAAGCAAAAAATTATTGCACGCGTTGAAGAATTAGTAAACGAAACTGATATCAGCAAAGCATTCCGTGAATTACAAGACTTACACAGAATCTGGAAAGAAGATATTGGTCCGGTTTCAAAAGAACACCGTGATAGTATCTGGAATAAATTCAGTGAACTGACTAAGAAAATTCATGACAAAAGAGAAATTTTATTCGAAAGCCAAAGAGCAAACGAACAACAAAATCTTGAAGTTAAGAAAGAAATCATTGGAAAAATTGAGGTTTTAGGAACTGAAAAAGTAAATTCTCACTCACAATGGTTAGTACAAATTCAGAAAGTAGAAGCACTTAGAAATGAGTTTTTTGCTGCAGGAAAAGTACCATCAGAAGTAAATGAAGAAACTTGGGCTGCATTTAAAACTGCCGTTAGAAATTTTAATTCTTTTAAAAATTCATTTTACAAGGACATTAAAAAAGACCAAAACGACAATTTAAACAAAAAAATGGCTCTTGTAGCAAAAGCTAAAGAACTACAAGAAAGTACAGATTTTGGCGCTACAACTCCTGTAATGAAACAAATTCAGGAAGAGTGGAAACAAATTGGTCACGTTCCTAAAAAATATTCAGATAAAATCTGGAAAGAATTTAAAGACGCTTGTAATCATTATTTTGATAAATTAAAAGAGCACAAATCAGAAGAAAACGTTGATGAAGTTGCTGCTTTTGACAATAAAAAAGCTTACTTAGATATTCTAAGAGCTTACCAACTTACTGGTGATCACAAAACTGATTTAGACGCTATAAAAGCACACATCGAAATCTGGAAAGGTTACGGAAAAGTTCCTTTTGCAAGACGTCACATCGAAGGAAAATTCAATAAAATCCTTGATGCTCTTTTTGAAAAATTAAGTTTGAGTAAAAAAGAAACTGAAATGATGCGTTTTGCTAACAGAATTGACTCTTTATCTGACAGCAATGACACACGTAAATTAGACAACGAGAAGATATTCTTAATGCGCAAAATTGAAGAAGTTCAAAATGAAATCTTCCAATTAGAGAATAATATTCAGTTCTTTACGAATACAAAAAATGCGAAAAAAGAAAACTCAATTGTTCTTGAAGTTCGCAAAAACATCGCTATCCACAAAGAAAGCCTTGAAGTTTGGAAAGACAAATTGAAACAATTACGTAATCTGGGACAAGAATAA
- a CDS encoding lipid A phosphoethanolamine transferase yields MKKFLPFFLLIFPFYNSILAQDTINEQKENIYEEARYHYYLKTILLFNEYLDTETGSFNTTQLRFLHPIANKAWNLRVDLPLVSTNTSSINKTGIGDIGVGISYIPYLKHNKDGVAFRARIISNSAVDPALGSGKWVFAPAIFYGKYIKKNHILWIASLENQMSFAGSDNRSDINLTAFENYFMFILGKNWIAADVAFRYNNTNKGYPNNAFVEFGRRITKNDMAYIHPSVAFGSHKTYNYGIEVGMLILF; encoded by the coding sequence ATGAAAAAATTTCTACCTTTTTTTTTACTCATTTTTCCATTTTACAATTCAATTCTTGCTCAGGATACTATTAATGAGCAGAAAGAAAACATTTATGAAGAAGCGCGTTATCATTATTATCTAAAAACAATATTACTTTTTAATGAGTATTTAGATACTGAAACGGGCTCATTTAATACTACACAACTTCGTTTCTTACATCCTATTGCTAATAAAGCGTGGAACTTGCGAGTCGATCTTCCTTTAGTTTCTACAAATACTAGCTCTATAAATAAAACCGGTATTGGCGATATTGGCGTTGGAATTAGCTATATACCCTATTTGAAACATAATAAAGATGGAGTTGCTTTTCGCGCCAGAATAATCTCAAACTCTGCCGTTGATCCGGCTCTTGGATCAGGCAAATGGGTCTTTGCTCCGGCTATTTTCTACGGAAAATATATAAAGAAAAATCATATTTTATGGATTGCTTCTTTAGAAAACCAAATGAGTTTTGCAGGATCTGACAATAGAAGTGATATCAATCTTACTGCATTCGAAAATTACTTTATGTTTATACTTGGAAAAAACTGGATTGCTGCCGATGTTGCTTTTAGATACAACAACACCAATAAAGGTTATCCGAATAATGCTTTTGTAGAATTTGGCAGAAGGATTACTAAAAACGACATGGCTTACATACATCCAAGTGTAGCTTTTGGCAGCCATAAAACTTATAATTATGGTATCGAAGTTGGAATGCTAATTTTATTTTAA
- a CDS encoding shikimate dehydrogenase, translating to MIDILRRRFGLLGRNISYSFSKGYFTEKFSDEVFAGNSYENFDISEINYFTELVKNNPDLKGLNVTIPYKEQVIPFLHKLSKKAALIGAVNTIKFTKNGELKGYNTDYYGFKKSLKPLLEPHHKKALILGTGGASKGVAFALDELDIPYTFVSRESKENIIDYSLINATTFDNFQIIINCTPVGTSPNIEACPDLPYEFFTEKHIAYDLIYNPEETQFLKNAKEKGATIKNGYDMLIFQAEKAWKIWNK from the coding sequence ATGATTGATATTTTAAGAAGACGTTTTGGCTTGTTGGGCCGTAATATTAGTTACTCATTTTCAAAAGGATATTTTACAGAAAAATTCAGCGATGAAGTTTTTGCCGGCAACAGCTACGAAAACTTCGATATATCTGAAATTAATTATTTCACTGAATTAGTAAAAAACAATCCCGATTTAAAAGGATTAAATGTTACGATACCATACAAAGAACAAGTTATTCCGTTCTTGCATAAATTATCAAAAAAAGCGGCTTTAATTGGTGCTGTAAACACTATTAAATTCACCAAAAACGGAGAATTAAAAGGTTACAACACTGATTATTATGGTTTCAAAAAATCATTAAAACCATTATTAGAACCGCATCACAAAAAAGCCCTAATTCTGGGAACTGGCGGCGCATCAAAAGGTGTTGCATTTGCTCTTGACGAATTAGATATTCCGTATACTTTTGTTTCCAGAGAATCAAAGGAAAATATCATTGATTACAGTTTAATTAATGCTACTACTTTTGATAATTTTCAAATTATAATCAATTGTACTCCGGTAGGAACAAGTCCTAATATTGAAGCTTGTCCAGATCTTCCGTATGAGTTTTTTACAGAGAAACATATTGCTTACGATTTGATATACAATCCGGAAGAAACTCAGTTTTTAAAAAATGCCAAAGAAAAAGGCGCAACAATAAAAAATGGTTATGATATGCTAATTTTTCAAGCAGAAAAAGCTTGGAAAATCTGGAATAAATAA
- a CDS encoding tetratricopeptide repeat protein has translation MQLSNEEEDYNLSLSKFESMLKTNKVLFFDSEEFEEIILHYLDIGKANLAKKALKLALDQHPKSTGLKLVQVEMLVYDDKLEIAEKLLNELYAIEPNNEEIYIQKANICSKRDQHEKAVELLKIALQYTDDYADVYNLIGMEYLFMDNLEMAKDSFIKCLEEDLEDQSALYNVVYCFEFLDQNQEAILYLNDYINKNPYSEIAWHQLGRLHYGVKEYENAIRAFDYATLIDDEFLGAFMEKAKAYERLKKYSEAIESYNRTIELDDATSYALLRIGKCYEKLGNSAKALQYYNQTVHEDPLLDKGWIAITDFHVRQKNFQKALFFVNKALAIDNQNRLYWKRYATINKQMNFFEEAEFGYRKAVEFGDYALDTWLFWVDILQFLGEFESAIQTLLQATEYFPEENEIEYRLAGLYFMIQDNTKAKFHLSNGLRLNFENYILIEDLFPVVWSKKMVKNYIEKHRKE, from the coding sequence ATGCAATTAAGCAACGAAGAAGAAGATTATAACCTATCCTTATCCAAATTTGAGTCTATGTTAAAAACTAACAAAGTACTCTTTTTTGATTCTGAAGAATTTGAAGAAATCATTCTTCATTATTTAGATATAGGTAAGGCTAATTTAGCAAAAAAGGCCTTGAAACTTGCATTAGACCAACACCCAAAATCTACGGGCTTAAAATTAGTACAAGTAGAAATGTTGGTTTACGACGACAAACTGGAAATCGCCGAGAAACTCCTGAACGAGTTATATGCAATCGAACCTAATAACGAGGAAATTTACATCCAAAAAGCCAATATTTGTTCTAAAAGAGATCAACACGAAAAAGCGGTAGAATTGCTTAAAATTGCCTTGCAATATACAGACGACTACGCTGATGTGTACAACTTGATTGGAATGGAATATCTGTTTATGGATAACCTTGAGATGGCAAAAGACAGTTTTATAAAATGTCTTGAAGAAGATTTAGAAGATCAATCTGCTTTGTATAATGTGGTTTATTGTTTTGAATTTTTAGATCAAAATCAGGAAGCCATTCTATATCTTAACGATTATATCAATAAAAACCCATATAGCGAAATCGCCTGGCATCAGCTTGGACGTTTGCATTATGGCGTAAAAGAATACGAAAATGCGATTCGCGCTTTTGACTATGCAACACTTATTGACGATGAATTTTTGGGCGCTTTCATGGAAAAAGCAAAAGCCTATGAACGTCTTAAAAAATACAGTGAAGCAATCGAAAGCTACAACAGAACTATCGAGTTAGACGATGCAACTTCTTATGCGCTATTGCGTATTGGAAAATGCTACGAAAAACTAGGTAATTCGGCGAAAGCATTACAATATTACAACCAAACTGTACACGAAGATCCGCTTTTAGACAAAGGATGGATTGCAATTACTGACTTTCATGTTCGTCAAAAAAACTTTCAAAAAGCATTATTTTTTGTGAATAAAGCTTTAGCAATCGACAATCAAAATCGTTTGTACTGGAAACGTTATGCGACGATCAATAAACAAATGAACTTTTTTGAAGAAGCTGAATTTGGATACAGAAAAGCGGTAGAATTTGGAGATTATGCATTAGATACCTGGTTATTCTGGGTTGACATACTTCAGTTTTTAGGTGAATTCGAAAGTGCCATTCAAACCTTATTGCAAGCAACGGAATATTTTCCTGAAGAAAACGAAATCGAATATCGTTTAGCAGGATTGTATTTTATGATTCAGGACAATACAAAAGCAAAATTTCATTTAAGCAATGGTTTGCGTTTGAACTTTGAAAACTACATTTTAATCGAAGATTTATTTCCGGTAGTCTGGTCAAAAAAAATGGTGAAAAATTACATTGAAAAACATAGAAAAGAATAA
- a CDS encoding aspartate aminotransferase family protein, producing the protein MNPDFIKYQAQTSPYPLGMEVSHAIGSYIYDTNDKKYLDFVAGVSACTLGHQHPRVNQAIKDQLDKYSHVMVYGEYSQSPAVQYCKLLASLLPESLNKTYLVNSGTEAIEGALKLAKRITGRSQLISCHNAYHGNTMGSMSVMGFEERKQAFRPLLPDVDFITFNNEADLEKITTRTAAILLETIQGGAGFIQPHDNFLQKVRKRCDEVGAMMIVDEIQPGFGRTGKLFGFQNYDVIPDIVVMGKGMGGGMPVGAFTASAEKMDLLTENPKLGHITTFGGHPVIASACLATLQELTETNLMTEALEKEKLFRSLLVHPLIKEVRGKGLMLAAMTETAEITNEVILNCQDKGLILFWLLFEGCAIRITPPLTISEEEIKEGCAIILSVMDEILKKGQKA; encoded by the coding sequence ATGAATCCAGATTTTATAAAATATCAAGCGCAAACTTCTCCTTATCCTTTAGGAATGGAAGTTTCGCATGCCATAGGCTCATACATTTACGATACAAACGATAAAAAATATTTAGATTTCGTAGCCGGAGTTTCGGCTTGCACGCTTGGACATCAACATCCAAGAGTCAATCAAGCCATAAAAGATCAGTTAGACAAATATTCGCACGTCATGGTTTATGGCGAATATTCGCAAAGTCCGGCCGTTCAATATTGCAAATTACTAGCTTCACTCCTACCGGAATCTTTAAATAAAACCTATTTAGTAAATTCAGGTACAGAAGCGATTGAAGGCGCCTTAAAATTAGCAAAACGAATAACAGGCCGTAGTCAGCTTATTTCGTGTCATAACGCTTATCACGGCAACACAATGGGTTCTATGAGTGTTATGGGATTCGAAGAACGCAAACAAGCCTTTCGTCCTTTGCTTCCGGATGTTGATTTTATCACGTTCAATAACGAAGCCGATTTAGAAAAAATAACCACCAGAACAGCCGCAATACTTTTAGAAACTATTCAGGGAGGCGCAGGATTTATTCAGCCTCACGATAATTTTTTACAAAAAGTTCGCAAACGTTGTGACGAAGTTGGAGCGATGATGATTGTCGACGAAATTCAGCCTGGATTTGGAAGAACCGGAAAACTTTTTGGCTTCCAAAACTACGATGTTATTCCCGATATTGTCGTTATGGGAAAAGGAATGGGTGGCGGAATGCCGGTTGGTGCTTTTACAGCTTCGGCAGAAAAAATGGATCTTTTAACCGAAAATCCTAAACTAGGACACATTACGACTTTTGGAGGTCATCCTGTCATTGCGTCAGCATGTCTGGCTACTTTGCAGGAATTAACTGAAACAAACCTTATGACAGAGGCTTTAGAGAAGGAAAAACTCTTCAGATCGCTTTTGGTACATCCTTTGATAAAGGAAGTTAGAGGAAAAGGATTAATGCTCGCAGCAATGACTGAAACAGCCGAAATAACCAACGAAGTTATTTTGAACTGTCAGGACAAAGGACTCATTTTATTCTGGTTGCTATTCGAAGGATGCGCCATTAGAATAACACCACCATTAACCATTTCTGAAGAAGAAATAAAAGAAGGTTGTGCCATAATCCTGAGTGTTATGGATGAAATCTTGAAAAAAGGGCAAAAAGCATAA
- a CDS encoding OstA-like protein — translation MKKSLFFISYCLLLLSVQSIFAQAPKPKTINIENSDLVEVNQVLVPDGILLTGNVKVNHDGVVLTCNKAYFFQKENYIKAFGNVQLVQGDTLFLNSKYAEYSGNLKKAFATGDAVMSSPDATLQTDTINFDRNVQQVFYNTKGTIVNKDNTLVSKSGRYYVSEKKFQFLTEVTITNPKYVIKSNHLDYYSNSGHTYLFGPSTITSKTNYIYTEKGFYDTKKNLAHFLRKSYIKYDDRLIEGDSLYYNRNIEFASATRNVKITDSINRGIVKGHYAEIYKLKDSMFVTKRAVAINLVENDSVYIHGKKLMVTGKEGERIIRAYNNVRFFKIDMSGKCDSLHSDTKIALTKLIGSPILWNGENQITGEVIHLIGDQNTRKLDSMKVLNNTFLVSKDTLGTGYNQVKGINLFGKFKDGKLHDVDVIKNTEVIYFMRNDQHELIGINKNVSSKINLLLENNAVETISFFNKVDGDIYPEADLPENARKLRGLVWRGDERIKSKDDIFTAEDNELNDKLIQEGKDQEAKDKDTPMKVRKETLDYDKKKPAAKAAAKPSAKTSAKVKLQAVK, via the coding sequence TTGAAGAAATCACTCTTTTTCATATCCTATTGTTTGCTTTTGTTAAGCGTACAATCCATTTTTGCACAAGCGCCAAAGCCAAAAACAATTAATATTGAGAATTCTGACCTCGTAGAAGTGAATCAGGTTTTAGTGCCAGATGGAATTTTGCTTACCGGAAATGTAAAAGTAAATCATGATGGTGTTGTCCTGACTTGTAATAAAGCCTATTTTTTTCAAAAAGAAAACTACATCAAAGCTTTCGGAAATGTACAATTAGTGCAAGGTGATACTTTGTTTTTAAATAGTAAATATGCAGAATACAGCGGAAACTTAAAAAAAGCTTTCGCAACCGGTGACGCCGTTATGAGTTCGCCTGATGCTACTTTACAAACCGATACGATTAATTTTGACCGAAATGTTCAGCAGGTTTTTTACAATACAAAAGGTACAATCGTCAACAAAGACAATACTTTAGTAAGTAAATCAGGAAGATATTATGTTTCAGAAAAGAAATTTCAATTCTTAACCGAAGTTACTATTACAAATCCTAAATATGTAATAAAATCTAATCACTTAGATTATTACAGTAATTCTGGACATACCTATTTATTTGGACCATCGACAATTACCAGTAAAACCAATTATATTTATACAGAAAAAGGGTTTTATGATACCAAGAAAAATCTCGCCCACTTTTTGCGGAAATCCTATATAAAATATGATGACAGGCTCATTGAAGGCGATAGTTTGTATTATAATCGAAATATTGAATTTGCATCGGCAACGCGAAATGTAAAAATTACAGATTCCATAAATCGCGGAATTGTAAAAGGTCATTATGCCGAGATTTATAAGCTAAAAGATTCCATGTTTGTAACCAAAAGAGCGGTTGCAATTAATCTTGTCGAAAATGACTCCGTTTACATTCACGGAAAAAAATTAATGGTAACCGGCAAAGAAGGAGAACGTATTATTAGAGCTTATAACAATGTTCGTTTTTTCAAAATCGACATGAGCGGAAAATGTGATTCTTTGCACTCAGATACTAAAATTGCCTTGACAAAACTAATTGGAAGCCCAATTTTATGGAACGGTGAAAACCAAATTACCGGCGAAGTTATCCATTTAATTGGTGACCAGAATACCCGAAAATTAGATTCTATGAAAGTCCTCAATAACACCTTTCTCGTCTCGAAGGACACACTCGGAACCGGATATAATCAAGTCAAGGGAATCAATTTATTCGGAAAATTTAAAGACGGAAAACTCCATGATGTAGATGTTATCAAAAATACTGAAGTCATTTATTTCATGCGAAATGATCAACACGAACTTATTGGAATCAATAAAAATGTAAGTAGTAAAATTAATTTACTTCTGGAGAATAATGCTGTAGAAACTATTAGCTTTTTTAATAAAGTCGATGGCGATATTTACCCCGAAGCCGACTTGCCCGAAAATGCTCGTAAATTAAGAGGTTTAGTCTGGCGTGGCGATGAACGAATAAAGTCGAAAGACGATATTTTTACCGCAGAAGACAATGAACTCAACGACAAATTAATACAAGAAGGAAAAGATCAAGAAGCTAAGGATAAAGACACTCCGATGAAAGTCAGGAAAGAAACCTTAGATTACGACAAGAAGAAACCGGCTGCAAAAGCAGCAGCAAAACCTTCGGCGAAAACTTCGGCAAAAGTCAAACTTCAAGCGGTGAAATAA